Proteins co-encoded in one Gracilimonas sediminicola genomic window:
- a CDS encoding glycoside hydrolase family 16 protein: MSNFLRGCALLFIVFGLASGCINDDANKKEKEIVWQDEFDGSGSLNSDYWSYDIGTGVEIFGRPGWGNNELQYYTDRPENVRINDGFLEITAREESFEGSDYTSARILTRGKFEKTFGRFEARIKLPFGQGIWPAFWLLGDDSNGTVNWPQIGEIDIMEYRGQEPTIVHGSVHGPGYSAGEAVTDSYVLSNSRFDTDFHFFAIEWGPDFIKYYVDDELYNEINPGDVNGEWVFNDNTFYIILNVAVGGSFVGSPNSRTPFPQTMVVDYVRVYAE; the protein is encoded by the coding sequence ATGAGTAACTTTTTGAGAGGATGTGCCCTGTTGTTTATCGTATTTGGACTTGCCTCAGGTTGTATAAATGATGATGCCAACAAAAAAGAGAAGGAAATTGTGTGGCAAGACGAGTTTGATGGCTCCGGTAGTTTAAATTCGGATTATTGGTCATATGATATAGGAACCGGAGTTGAAATTTTTGGCCGTCCGGGTTGGGGTAACAATGAGCTGCAGTACTATACCGACCGTCCCGAGAATGTTCGGATAAACGATGGTTTTTTGGAGATCACAGCCAGGGAAGAATCATTTGAAGGCTCCGATTATACTTCAGCCCGCATCCTTACCAGGGGTAAATTCGAAAAAACTTTTGGCCGGTTTGAAGCCCGCATAAAATTACCATTCGGTCAGGGCATATGGCCGGCTTTTTGGCTGCTTGGAGATGATAGCAATGGAACGGTGAACTGGCCTCAAATCGGGGAGATAGACATCATGGAGTATCGTGGACAAGAACCCACCATTGTACACGGTAGTGTGCACGGGCCGGGCTATTCTGCCGGTGAAGCCGTTACAGATAGCTATGTTCTATCTAATAGTCGGTTTGATACCGATTTTCACTTTTTCGCGATAGAATGGGGCCCTGATTTTATTAAGTATTACGTGGATGATGAATTATATAATGAGATCAATCCCGGGGATGTAAACGGAGAATGGGTTTTTAATGACAACACATTCTACATCATTTTGAATGTGGCCGTTGGAGGTTCATTTGTTGGATCACCCAATAGCCGTACACCATTTCCCCAAACAATGGTTGTAGATTACGTGAGGGTTTATGCAGAGTAA
- a CDS encoding Ig-like domain-containing protein, with translation MKDLDSKITIRSLLAGLLIMAIAQGCERSVDGLEEPDFTENPEVFIDGFSSGLEYYPFEGSKLDAFNVDSDVTYDGSDASMRLDIPNVGSSEGAFSGAIFRDDNGGRDLSSYNALTFYAKGSIPGTINELGIGQDFMQNQYLVSFNNLKLTTYWKKYVIPVPDASKLTSEQGLFWYAEGPEEGNGYSFWIDDLKYENLGTIAQPRPSILSGRNDTLTSFTGLSSEINELTQTVNLGSGEDITVTAAPAYFSFNSSDPSVATVDGNGEVSVVGEGTTVITASLDEVTAAGSLTIQSIGDFTPAPVPDEDPADVISIFSDAYDNVPVDYYNGFFNGDGQTTLGGTGEGGADIVVDGNGIINYTNLNFVGIGTFMDVASIDASGMTHLHVDINVREAIDAGDFIRLQLINSVGNNETSGSFTIDSNTLQQNEWVSLDIPLNNFSGLTERSEIGLLFFVSDATISNIFVDNIYYYDSGIIVPDRNPPSFPITFDDPAIDYTFEVFNGASFQVIDNPILSGSNASASKVGSITNIGAAFEGAYVDLENNVDLSSGSTITMDVYSTTTIPVLLKFEGGANGAQDIEITANHSGSGWEELSFDFSSSAEYSRVVLFMDAPGTTSGTFYIDNFTQN, from the coding sequence ATGAAAGATTTAGATTCAAAAATCACAATTCGTTCTTTACTGGCCGGTTTATTAATTATGGCCATTGCTCAAGGGTGTGAGCGTTCTGTTGATGGACTTGAAGAACCGGATTTCACAGAAAATCCGGAAGTTTTTATAGATGGCTTTAGTTCCGGGTTGGAATACTATCCGTTTGAAGGCTCAAAGTTAGATGCCTTCAACGTAGATAGTGATGTTACCTATGATGGAAGCGATGCTTCAATGCGCCTGGATATCCCCAATGTGGGAAGTTCTGAAGGGGCGTTTTCAGGAGCAATTTTCAGAGATGATAATGGAGGCCGAGATCTGAGTTCGTATAACGCCCTCACTTTTTATGCTAAAGGTTCTATCCCGGGAACTATCAATGAACTTGGTATTGGGCAGGACTTTATGCAAAACCAATACCTGGTTTCATTCAATAATTTAAAGCTGACCACTTATTGGAAAAAGTATGTGATTCCTGTACCTGATGCGTCCAAACTTACTTCTGAGCAAGGACTATTCTGGTATGCCGAGGGCCCGGAAGAGGGGAACGGTTACTCATTCTGGATTGATGATTTGAAATACGAAAACCTGGGCACCATTGCTCAGCCCCGCCCATCAATATTAAGCGGAAGAAATGATACGTTGACAAGTTTTACTGGGTTGAGTTCGGAAATAAACGAGTTAACACAGACCGTTAATTTGGGAAGTGGGGAAGATATAACCGTTACAGCTGCCCCCGCTTATTTTTCCTTTAATTCGTCAGATCCCAGCGTAGCAACAGTTGATGGGAATGGCGAGGTTTCGGTAGTAGGAGAGGGAACTACAGTAATTACAGCTTCGCTTGATGAAGTAACAGCTGCCGGTTCATTAACTATACAGTCGATAGGTGATTTCACACCTGCTCCGGTACCCGATGAAGATCCCGCCGATGTAATTTCGATATTCAGTGATGCGTATGACAACGTACCTGTAGATTATTACAACGGTTTCTTTAACGGAGACGGACAGACAACCCTTGGAGGAACCGGAGAAGGTGGGGCTGATATCGTTGTGGATGGAAATGGCATCATTAATTATACCAATTTAAATTTTGTTGGTATTGGTACATTCATGGATGTTGCAAGTATTGATGCCTCCGGAATGACCCATCTTCATGTAGATATCAATGTAAGAGAAGCTATTGATGCAGGTGATTTTATACGCCTTCAGTTGATTAACTCAGTGGGCAACAATGAAACATCCGGGTCATTTACTATCGACTCAAACACCCTGCAACAAAACGAATGGGTTAGCCTGGATATTCCATTGAATAACTTCAGCGGGCTAACAGAACGCTCTGAAATAGGGCTACTCTTCTTCGTTTCAGATGCGACCATTTCTAATATCTTTGTAGATAATATTTACTACTATGATAGTGGCATAATAGTACCGGACAGAAATCCCCCATCATTTCCTATAACGTTTGACGATCCTGCTATTGATTACACTTTTGAAGTATTCAATGGGGCTTCATTTCAGGTAATTGATAACCCGATATTATCTGGATCGAATGCTTCGGCTTCGAAAGTTGGAAGTATTACAAATATCGGAGCTGCTTTTGAAGGAGCCTATGTAGATCTCGAAAACAATGTGGATCTTTCCAGCGGATCTACCATCACAATGGACGTGTATTCCACAACCACTATTCCGGTGTTGTTGAAGTTTGAAGGCGGGGCCAATGGTGCACAGGATATCGAAATTACGGCCAACCATTCGGGTAGTGGCTGGGAAGAACTCTCATTTGATTTTTCATCCAGCGCTGAGTACAGCAGGGTTGTATTATTTATGGATGCACCGGGTACAACTTCAGGCACTTTCTACATCGATAATTTCACACAGAATTAA
- a CDS encoding glycoside hydrolase family 2 TIM barrel-domain containing protein → MKRIALLIFTLFYFSPTIIAQSNQVVVEQADEGWQLLVDGEPVIINGMNWDYFPRGTNYAYSLWNQSPEFIEQALDYEMSLLKNMGVNAIRVYTGIPKKWITYIYENYGIYTMLNHSFGRYGLTIDGAWMANTEYSDPRVQELLLSEVTRLVEEYKGTPGLLIYLLGNENNYGLFWGGAETEDIPMENRKSTIRARAMYELFNDAALAMKEIDTSRPIAIANGDLLFLDLIDELAPDIDIFGTNTYRGMTFTDLYERVRNEYGKPVLLTEFGSDAFNAQTLTEAQTAQARYLFSNWKEIYKNAAGLGGTDNSIGGFTFQFSDGWWKFGQTENLDVHDVNASWSNGGYQFDFAEGEDNMNEEWFGIMAKGPTDVNGFYELYPRTAYYMLKQVHQFNPYAAGVTYESLKSHFSNISIVEADLRAKSGGNQSDGGSELISLSRFSATFETYNTGGSLITTPTDEDPARTAYPDELGFDHMQSYFIGVEAKPAPNMRAEVVTNILGNVAENPIDEIFYENRGRPVELLSRNDAITVESLNRVQIYSASYNWSQEYFNIDGFYRTGHYHWGYEGDFFGLYPEANYGEQIDIYNGEAPFGFEAEGKKAFDGLKFAFGPQLWWGANPAVLLKYTYGIGQTSLTGIYHEDIERQGLTGSSYAIPQPKTRRVTIYVTRNFGNFGVELGGIWAGQPLNGREFQLAREQDDGSYNVYVDEIKSSDNWGGKLKVTYTKGVFNWYAQSSIMGLVANGGADQTMTFTGWRLKDSGSGNQYNVLSGFTYNIGNIQFAPNFLWQKPIEGPIPGDLEAPARPRNILDDPFVVRANREQIAGELLLTFDPTPGTYMYDWNNDIAEDAPFAMSLGFVYRHLPTTQDAAIGILPDGRTFFPFPGAPPARDLWEVHARIVSKFNTNLGVIANLYGGDAQANGSDPRLITRYGGDVRVIYKKSKFSSFVKVNDWGPYDYHRDFNLTYPLQLMGDLSMNLGKPDWFDLPSTRIGVRGTWRSLSDYSPRYAPTYTLNTSGERVPDPTAPGFDNGTEWEFRTYIQIDITN, encoded by the coding sequence ATGAAAAGAATCGCATTGTTAATTTTCACTTTGTTTTATTTCTCACCCACAATTATTGCGCAATCAAACCAGGTGGTGGTTGAGCAAGCTGACGAGGGGTGGCAATTGCTTGTTGACGGTGAGCCTGTCATCATAAATGGGATGAACTGGGATTACTTTCCAAGAGGCACCAATTATGCTTACAGCCTTTGGAATCAATCACCCGAATTTATCGAACAGGCATTGGACTATGAGATGTCTCTTCTGAAAAATATGGGTGTTAATGCAATTCGGGTTTACACGGGTATCCCAAAAAAGTGGATCACCTATATATACGAGAATTATGGTATCTACACTATGTTGAACCATTCATTTGGAAGGTATGGTTTAACAATAGATGGTGCCTGGATGGCTAATACAGAATATTCTGACCCAAGAGTACAAGAGCTACTATTGAGTGAAGTAACCCGGTTAGTGGAAGAATACAAGGGAACACCCGGGTTGTTGATTTATCTGTTAGGTAATGAAAATAACTACGGTCTTTTCTGGGGGGGAGCAGAAACCGAAGACATTCCAATGGAGAATAGAAAATCGACGATACGTGCCCGTGCGATGTACGAGTTATTCAATGATGCTGCATTGGCAATGAAAGAAATTGACACAAGCAGGCCGATAGCCATTGCAAATGGTGATTTACTTTTTCTTGATCTTATAGATGAACTGGCTCCCGATATAGATATTTTTGGCACAAATACTTATCGGGGTATGACTTTTACCGACCTGTACGAAAGAGTCCGGAATGAATATGGAAAGCCGGTACTGTTGACGGAGTTTGGTTCTGATGCTTTCAATGCCCAAACCCTTACAGAAGCTCAAACAGCCCAGGCGAGGTATCTGTTCAGCAACTGGAAAGAGATATACAAAAATGCTGCAGGTTTGGGCGGCACAGATAATTCAATTGGGGGATTTACCTTTCAGTTTAGTGATGGCTGGTGGAAGTTTGGCCAAACTGAGAACCTGGACGTTCATGATGTTAATGCCTCATGGTCGAATGGAGGTTACCAGTTTGACTTTGCAGAAGGTGAGGACAATATGAACGAAGAGTGGTTTGGCATTATGGCAAAAGGGCCTACAGATGTCAATGGTTTTTATGAACTTTACCCCAGAACGGCATATTACATGTTAAAACAAGTTCATCAATTTAATCCTTATGCCGCAGGTGTTACATATGAAAGCCTGAAAAGTCATTTCTCAAATATTTCCATCGTTGAAGCTGATCTCCGCGCTAAGTCCGGGGGCAATCAGTCAGATGGAGGTTCGGAACTCATTTCCCTGAGTCGTTTTTCAGCCACCTTCGAAACTTACAACACCGGGGGATCTTTGATAACAACACCCACTGATGAAGACCCTGCCCGGACTGCCTATCCAGATGAATTAGGTTTTGACCACATGCAGTCATATTTCATAGGGGTAGAAGCAAAGCCGGCTCCAAACATGAGGGCAGAAGTAGTAACCAATATCCTCGGGAATGTAGCAGAAAATCCTATTGATGAGATTTTTTATGAAAACAGAGGGCGCCCGGTAGAATTATTATCCCGAAATGATGCTATCACAGTAGAGTCTCTCAACCGGGTTCAGATTTATAGCGCCAGCTACAACTGGAGTCAAGAGTATTTCAATATTGATGGTTTTTACCGAACCGGCCACTACCACTGGGGATATGAAGGTGATTTCTTTGGGCTTTATCCTGAGGCTAATTATGGGGAGCAGATCGATATTTACAATGGAGAAGCTCCATTTGGGTTTGAAGCCGAAGGGAAGAAAGCATTTGATGGCCTCAAATTTGCTTTTGGTCCGCAATTGTGGTGGGGAGCAAACCCCGCAGTGTTGCTCAAATATACTTATGGCATCGGTCAAACTTCATTGACAGGTATTTATCATGAAGACATCGAGCGACAGGGACTAACCGGAAGCTCGTATGCGATTCCTCAGCCCAAAACCCGAAGAGTAACTATCTATGTAACACGGAATTTTGGAAACTTCGGAGTAGAGTTAGGCGGTATTTGGGCAGGTCAGCCGCTGAACGGCAGAGAATTTCAGCTGGCCCGCGAACAGGATGATGGCTCATATAATGTATATGTGGATGAGATTAAATCTTCAGATAACTGGGGTGGTAAGTTGAAAGTAACTTACACCAAGGGTGTTTTTAACTGGTACGCACAATCGTCAATCATGGGACTGGTTGCTAACGGCGGAGCAGATCAAACAATGACCTTCACCGGATGGAGATTGAAAGACAGCGGCAGTGGTAATCAGTATAATGTCCTGTCCGGTTTTACTTACAATATCGGCAACATACAGTTTGCGCCTAATTTTTTATGGCAGAAACCTATTGAAGGACCGATTCCAGGTGATCTTGAAGCACCCGCCCGACCAAGAAATATTCTTGATGATCCTTTTGTTGTACGTGCTAATAGAGAGCAAATAGCCGGGGAACTGCTGCTGACTTTCGACCCTACGCCGGGTACCTATATGTACGACTGGAATAACGATATAGCAGAAGACGCCCCATTTGCCATGAGTCTTGGTTTTGTTTACCGGCATTTACCAACCACTCAGGATGCTGCAATAGGTATTTTACCAGATGGTCGTACATTCTTTCCATTCCCGGGGGCTCCTCCGGCAAGAGATTTATGGGAAGTACATGCCCGTATAGTATCTAAATTCAATACAAATTTAGGTGTCATTGCGAATTTATATGGCGGAGACGCTCAGGCAAATGGCAGCGACCCAAGGCTCATTACACGATATGGCGGAGATGTCCGGGTGATCTACAAGAAGTCTAAGTTCAGTTCATTTGTGAAAGTGAATGATTGGGGACCTTATGACTACCACCGTGACTTTAACTTGACCTATCCGCTGCAGCTTATGGGCGACCTGTCCATGAACCTTGGCAAACCGGATTGGTTTGATTTGCCTTCAACCAGAATTGGAGTGCGGGGTACCTGGAGATCATTAAGTGACTACTCACCCCGTTATGCCCCTACTTACACGCTTAACACGAGCGGTGAACGGGTTCCGGATCCAACAGCTCCCGGTTTTGACAATGGTACAGAGTGGGAGTTCAGAACCTATATCCAAATTGATATAACGAATTAA
- a CDS encoding cellulase family glycosylhydrolase, with product MKKTPGFSNFKALVALLFISFLSCSSPTGSNSDNSTDVPGYTDDTFFSTSGTQILNRQGEPVVIRGFGLGGWLMPEGYMFNMPGDFGPTKLRNAITDLLGESETDRWFEEFRTNYVQEEDIIAMKEWGADHIRVPFNHKVFYDMETEEFNEREFDRLDQLLIWCKRNRVDVILDMHGAPGAQSSKEIADSDGVARLWTEYDTYMPVTIKIWTEIARRYKNETIIIGYDLLNEPVTPAGYGADDVLRFHTDLIPEIRKIDENHILFINGNYYSTTFDKLDILAAYYDNIVYAFHKYWNETDQGTINYLLGLRDQTDTPLWLGESGENSNPWFNETVRLVESNGIGWNWWTHKKLETITSPLSAPSNPNYEKVLAYWKGEGPKPTANEAQQGLFDMAEGLKIENTTFRPDVVAALFSPSFNNENVPYTSHSIPGTIDAVNYDIGDNLIAYNDMNYKRVNGDPDQTGGNSGWVYRNDGVDIEPSALEGLEYNVGWTEDGEWLEYTVEVTEGTYDIRVIVASPSGEGRIRLFSDGRPVGNTTNIPATGGYQNWRQVNLGSDQFSGGTYTLRLQIDEGGFNIAKLIID from the coding sequence TTGAAGAAAACACCCGGGTTCAGCAATTTTAAAGCTCTTGTAGCATTACTATTCATTTCATTTTTATCGTGTTCATCGCCAACGGGAAGTAATTCCGATAATTCAACCGATGTTCCCGGCTATACCGATGACACTTTTTTCAGCACTTCCGGAACTCAGATATTGAACCGACAGGGGGAACCGGTTGTAATTAGAGGCTTCGGTTTAGGGGGTTGGCTGATGCCTGAAGGGTATATGTTTAATATGCCGGGCGATTTCGGGCCGACCAAGCTCAGGAATGCTATCACAGATTTGTTGGGAGAATCAGAAACAGACCGCTGGTTCGAAGAATTCAGAACGAACTATGTTCAAGAAGAAGATATCATTGCGATGAAAGAGTGGGGTGCGGATCATATTCGGGTTCCATTTAATCATAAGGTGTTTTATGATATGGAGACCGAAGAGTTTAATGAGCGAGAGTTTGATCGTCTGGATCAACTATTGATATGGTGTAAGCGAAATAGAGTAGATGTAATATTAGACATGCATGGCGCACCGGGGGCACAAAGTAGTAAAGAGATTGCCGACAGTGATGGAGTTGCCCGCCTTTGGACAGAATATGATACATATATGCCGGTAACCATTAAGATTTGGACTGAAATTGCCCGCCGATATAAAAATGAAACCATCATAATCGGGTACGATTTATTAAACGAACCGGTAACCCCAGCCGGATATGGAGCTGATGATGTTCTGCGTTTCCATACGGATTTAATACCTGAAATTCGAAAAATAGATGAAAACCATATCCTGTTTATAAATGGTAATTACTATTCAACCACCTTCGATAAGTTAGACATACTTGCTGCCTATTACGACAATATTGTATATGCATTTCATAAATACTGGAATGAGACCGATCAGGGTACCATCAACTATTTACTTGGATTAAGAGATCAAACAGATACCCCGCTTTGGCTGGGTGAGTCAGGAGAAAATTCTAATCCATGGTTCAACGAAACTGTCAGACTGGTAGAATCAAATGGCATAGGGTGGAATTGGTGGACCCATAAAAAACTTGAAACGATAACATCACCACTATCGGCCCCATCTAACCCAAACTACGAAAAAGTGTTGGCCTATTGGAAGGGTGAAGGTCCTAAACCAACCGCTAACGAGGCACAACAGGGTTTATTCGATATGGCGGAAGGTCTGAAAATCGAGAATACAACCTTTAGGCCAGATGTAGTAGCTGCTTTGTTCTCACCTTCATTTAATAATGAAAACGTCCCATATACTTCCCATTCTATACCCGGAACCATAGATGCTGTAAACTATGACATAGGAGATAACCTGATCGCTTATAATGATATGAATTATAAAAGGGTAAATGGGGACCCGGATCAAACAGGGGGGAACTCAGGTTGGGTATATCGCAATGATGGAGTGGATATTGAGCCTTCAGCTCTCGAAGGATTAGAGTATAACGTTGGTTGGACGGAAGATGGAGAGTGGCTGGAATACACTGTAGAAGTAACAGAAGGCACGTATGATATCAGAGTTATTGTAGCATCACCGTCCGGAGAAGGGCGAATTCGGTTATTCTCTGACGGGCGGCCGGTTGGAAATACAACAAACATACCGGCCACCGGGGGTTATCAAAACTGGCGACAAGTGAACCTGGGATCCGATCAGTTTTCAGGTGGTACTTATACTCTAAGACTCCAAATTGATGAAGGCGGATTTAATATCGCCAAATTGATTATAGACTAA
- a CDS encoding glycoside hydrolase family 16 protein, which yields MTALIKIYATTLSLLFTGFVSGCNDDSTSANDIPEIEGYELVWNDEFNKDGLPDSENWGYDVGGHGWGNNELQEYTAKDLKTARVEDGNLIITAFLINSTSGKSYRSARLVTRDKHAWKYGRIEMRAQLPGGRGTWPAFWMLPEEWNYGNGSWPDNGEIDIMEYVGYEPNVIHGTVHTDERNHTQGTQAGASVQVGGVENEFHVYALEWDEDKITISVDGHEYFEYLNEGRGWEYWPFDKEFHIILNTAIGGNWGGAQGVDDTIFPQQFVIDYVRVYQEVE from the coding sequence ATGACAGCTTTAATTAAAATCTATGCGACTACCCTGAGTTTACTTTTTACCGGCTTCGTTTCCGGTTGTAATGACGATTCTACCAGTGCCAACGACATACCGGAGATTGAGGGTTATGAACTGGTTTGGAATGATGAGTTTAATAAAGACGGATTACCCGATTCCGAGAATTGGGGCTATGATGTAGGCGGTCACGGATGGGGCAACAATGAGCTACAGGAATATACGGCTAAAGATCTTAAGACAGCTCGTGTCGAGGATGGTAATCTAATCATTACTGCATTTTTGATAAATAGCACCTCAGGTAAAAGCTATCGTTCTGCCCGGTTGGTTACACGCGATAAACATGCATGGAAATATGGGCGAATAGAAATGAGAGCACAACTTCCGGGAGGAAGAGGAACATGGCCGGCATTCTGGATGCTTCCTGAAGAATGGAATTATGGAAACGGCAGTTGGCCCGATAATGGAGAGATTGATATCATGGAGTATGTGGGGTATGAACCGAATGTGATACACGGAACGGTGCATACAGACGAACGAAACCACACTCAGGGAACTCAAGCCGGTGCAAGCGTGCAAGTGGGTGGAGTAGAAAATGAATTTCATGTTTATGCTTTGGAGTGGGATGAAGATAAAATTACAATCTCTGTAGATGGGCATGAATATTTTGAATATCTAAATGAAGGCCGTGGTTGGGAATATTGGCCATTCGATAAGGAGTTTCACATCATACTAAATACAGCAATCGGCGGTAACTGGGGAGGAGCTCAGGGCGTTGACGATACGATCTTTCCTCAGCAATTCGTAATTGATTACGTTCGGGTTTATCAGGAAGTAGAGTAG
- the bglX gene encoding beta-glucosidase BglX, which produces MLTPIVSNAQNVLIKPEIEKQIDDLLSRMTLEEKVGQLNQHSGSWDVTGPIPEDNEYVAERARLLKNGGVGSLLNVTGAEATYAAQKLAVENSRLGIPLLFGFDVIHGYKTIFPIPLGEAASWDLDIIEKSTRTAAIEASAAGINWTFAPMVDIGRDPRWGRVMEGAGEDPYLGSQVGLARMRGFQGNDLSEVNTILATAKHLAGYGFSEGGRDYNTVDFSRRTLHNIVLPPFKTLAENGLATVMNSFNDLNGIPASGDRYLQTTLLKEKWGFNGFIVSDWGSIRQMINHGYSKDLEQSALHAITSGNDMDMESEAYQRHLVDLVESGEVDVAVLDESVRRILRTKFLLGLFDDPYKYSDPEREEKLVYSDEHRTIARDVAKRSIVLLKNEKNTLPLSKEISSIAVVGHLAADKDAPLGNWRGRGEPNSAVSLLEGIKAAVSNNTKVNYTEGYTLAANNGSFAFALEYPEDDGSGFEAAIENAKNSDVVVMAVGEEALQSGEGRSLVDISLKGRQLELFKLIREVNENIVVVLMAGRPMIEPELYEGASTILNTWHLGTEAGNAIADVLFGDYNPSGKLPMSIPRAIGQIPVYYNHVSPGRPQTGPGDDGAVFWSHYNDEVNSPQFVFGYGLSYTDFEYSNFELSKNLMNMDETITARVDVTNTGEVPGEEVVQLYIRDHFASSMRPVKELKGFEKVMINAGETKTITFKLDKKTFEFYAADGTWKTEPGMFSIMVGTNSNDVQTLELNIER; this is translated from the coding sequence ATGCTTACCCCAATTGTTTCCAATGCACAAAATGTGCTCATCAAACCGGAAATAGAAAAACAAATAGATGATCTGCTTTCCAGAATGACCCTGGAAGAAAAAGTAGGCCAACTTAATCAGCACAGTGGCTCCTGGGATGTAACCGGGCCCATACCTGAAGATAATGAGTATGTTGCCGAGCGGGCACGCTTGCTTAAGAACGGTGGAGTTGGGTCTTTGTTAAATGTAACCGGGGCAGAAGCCACCTATGCTGCACAAAAATTAGCTGTTGAAAACAGCCGATTGGGGATCCCATTACTGTTTGGCTTTGATGTGATTCATGGCTACAAAACTATTTTCCCAATCCCCCTGGGTGAAGCTGCCAGCTGGGACCTTGATATAATTGAAAAATCAACCAGAACAGCAGCCATCGAAGCGTCGGCAGCCGGTATTAACTGGACTTTTGCCCCTATGGTAGATATAGGTCGTGATCCCAGATGGGGACGTGTAATGGAGGGAGCCGGAGAAGACCCTTACCTTGGGTCGCAAGTAGGACTGGCCAGAATGAGAGGTTTTCAAGGCAACGATCTATCTGAAGTAAACACCATTCTGGCAACGGCTAAACATTTGGCAGGTTATGGATTTTCTGAGGGTGGCCGTGATTATAATACAGTAGATTTTAGCCGCCGCACCCTGCATAACATTGTGTTACCCCCTTTTAAAACCTTAGCTGAAAATGGCCTTGCCACAGTAATGAACTCTTTCAACGATTTGAATGGGATTCCTGCAAGCGGAGATCGTTATCTGCAAACTACACTTTTAAAAGAAAAATGGGGATTCAATGGGTTTATCGTTTCCGATTGGGGATCTATCCGTCAAATGATTAATCACGGATATTCTAAAGATCTTGAACAATCCGCTTTACATGCCATTACAAGTGGCAACGATATGGACATGGAATCAGAAGCATATCAACGACATTTAGTAGATTTGGTAGAATCAGGTGAAGTTGATGTTGCGGTATTGGATGAATCGGTTCGCCGTATTCTGCGAACTAAATTTTTGTTGGGGCTATTTGACGACCCATACAAGTATTCTGACCCTGAGAGAGAGGAAAAATTAGTTTATTCTGACGAGCACAGAACCATTGCCAGAGATGTAGCAAAACGCTCAATTGTTTTACTGAAGAACGAAAAAAACACACTCCCCCTTTCAAAAGAAATTTCCTCAATAGCTGTAGTCGGTCATTTAGCCGCTGATAAAGATGCCCCTCTTGGAAACTGGAGAGGAAGAGGAGAACCCAATTCTGCCGTTTCTCTGCTGGAAGGTATAAAAGCAGCTGTTAGTAATAATACAAAAGTGAACTATACGGAAGGTTATACCCTTGCAGCAAATAATGGCTCTTTCGCTTTTGCTTTAGAATACCCGGAAGATGACGGATCCGGTTTCGAAGCAGCCATAGAAAATGCCAAAAACTCGGATGTAGTCGTAATGGCGGTTGGAGAAGAGGCCCTGCAATCAGGCGAAGGGCGTAGCTTAGTCGATATCAGCTTGAAGGGACGGCAGCTGGAACTCTTTAAATTGATCCGGGAAGTCAACGAAAACATTGTGGTGGTATTAATGGCAGGCCGCCCGATGATTGAACCCGAGCTCTATGAAGGGGCATCCACCATTTTGAATACCTGGCATCTTGGAACCGAAGCCGGAAACGCTATAGCTGATGTGCTTTTTGGGGATTATAACCCTTCCGGAAAGCTTCCGATGTCGATTCCAAGAGCCATTGGGCAGATTCCTGTGTACTATAATCATGTGAGCCCCGGTCGTCCGCAAACCGGCCCAGGTGATGACGGCGCCGTGTTCTGGAGTCACTATAACGATGAAGTAAACAGCCCCCAGTTTGTGTTCGGTTATGGTTTAAGTTACACTGATTTTGAATATTCCAACTTCGAGCTCAGCAAAAACCTGATGAATATGGATGAAACCATTACGGCACGTGTAGATGTAACCAACACTGGCGAAGTACCCGGTGAAGAAGTTGTACAGCTTTATATACGCGACCATTTTGCAAGTTCCATGCGGCCGGTAAAAGAGCTTAAGGGTTTTGAGAAGGTTATGATCAATGCCGGAGAGACAAAAACCATCACTTTTAAGCTGGATAAGAAAACTTTTGAATTCTATGCAGCAGACGGCACCTGGAAAACGGAACCCGGTATGTTTAGCATCATGGTTGGAACCAACTCAAATGACGTGCAAACTCTGGAACTTAACATAGAGCGCTAA